One segment of Fructilactobacillus hinvesii DNA contains the following:
- a CDS encoding ImmA/IrrE family metallo-endopeptidase: MQEIINSLFNYALNHDIGVVYTDKLMPETKSFADIPTRSIVINANEPNQRQLPLIIAHEISHVVQCDTNDAQLNFSTVLKPHYEQKANIGAIDLLIPFYVEDKELDQINVDEFMQLFAIPSSLRDICITEMKNKFQ, from the coding sequence ATGCAAGAAATCATAAATAGCCTGTTTAACTACGCGTTAAATCATGATATTGGGGTGGTTTACACCGATAAGTTGATGCCAGAAACAAAGTCATTCGCTGACATTCCCACACGATCGATTGTGATTAATGCAAATGAGCCTAATCAGCGGCAATTACCCCTCATTATTGCCCATGAAATTAGTCATGTAGTTCAATGCGATACGAATGACGCTCAGTTAAACTTTTCAACGGTACTTAAACCGCATTATGAGCAAAAAGCTAACATTGGAGCCATTGACTTATTAATCCCATTTTATGTAGAAGATAAAGAACTGGATCAAATTAACGTGGACGAGTTTATGCAGCTATTTGCAATTCCCAGTTCTTTACGAGATATTTGTATTACAGAAATGAAAAATAAATTCCAGTGA
- a CDS encoding GNAT family N-acetyltransferase, whose translation MPGTQKLTSERLILRPLQANDVSMMFHNWASDPRVTKYLTWPAHESIEITKKSLKIKKSLYQQPDYYDWGIVLKENDELIGTISVVNQDPNIKLMELGFCIGYDWWGNGYTPEALKLVIDYLFHHSDVNRIEIVHDCRNVNSGKVIKKCGLTYEGTLRQRGMNSSGICDEAMYSLLREDYFK comes from the coding sequence GTGCCAGGAACCCAAAAATTAACTTCTGAGCGTTTAATTTTAAGACCACTACAAGCAAATGATGTATCTATGATGTTTCATAATTGGGCGAGTGATCCACGGGTCACTAAATACCTAACGTGGCCAGCGCACGAATCCATTGAAATTACGAAAAAGAGTTTGAAAATTAAGAAATCGTTGTATCAGCAGCCGGATTACTATGATTGGGGCATTGTCTTAAAAGAAAATGATGAATTAATTGGAACCATTTCCGTCGTAAATCAAGATCCAAATATTAAGTTGATGGAGCTTGGTTTTTGCATTGGGTATGATTGGTGGGGGAACGGCTATACTCCTGAAGCTTTAAAGTTAGTGATTGACTATTTATTTCATCATAGTGATGTTAATCGAATTGAGATTGTTCATGATTGTAGAAACGTGAACTCTGGCAAGGTCATTAAGAAATGTGGATTGACTTACGAAGGAACCTTACGACAACGAGGAATGAATAGCTCGGGTATCTGTGATGAAGCGATGTATTCGTTGTTGCGTGAGGATTATTTTAAATGA
- a CDS encoding ECF transporter S component has protein sequence MVKLQTEDEIMKHWLADWHLKNIILVTLIGIITGLIFWIMDPIYTAVTAVLTPLGLAPFAGSILLGFWTMAGPLALLVVRIPGSGLLAELLGSVVEMLLGGIWGASTLISGLIQGVSSELGFAVTGYKNYGWLSVTLTSITTTVITFGYQLVRHDYAGFSVGLIAALFVVALVSVFLFSGVLSLLIARMLERAHLLEK, from the coding sequence ATGGTGAAATTACAAACGGAGGATGAAATCATGAAGCATTGGTTAGCAGATTGGCATTTGAAAAACATTATCTTAGTAACGTTGATTGGAATCATCACAGGACTGATTTTCTGGATTATGGATCCCATTTACACGGCGGTAACAGCGGTGTTGACACCACTCGGATTAGCTCCATTTGCAGGTTCGATTCTATTGGGATTTTGGACGATGGCTGGACCACTGGCGTTGTTGGTCGTTCGGATTCCAGGATCTGGACTGCTAGCTGAACTATTAGGTTCCGTGGTAGAAATGCTGCTTGGTGGAATCTGGGGTGCGTCTACTTTGATCTCTGGACTAATCCAAGGAGTGAGTTCTGAACTCGGTTTTGCGGTCACCGGTTACAAAAATTACGGCTGGTTGAGCGTGACGTTGACCTCGATTACTACCACAGTGATTACGTTTGGGTATCAGCTAGTTAGACACGATTATGCCGGCTTTAGCGTTGGCTTAATTGCGGCATTGTTTGTAGTTGCATTAGTATCCGTTTTCCTCTTCAGTGGGGTGCTATCGTTATTGATTGCGCGGATGCTGGAACGAGCTCATTTGCTGGAAAAATAA
- a CDS encoding purine-cytosine permease family protein: MNNSKYAFRVIPENERNMNYWDMFATWFGANANNGTWFLGGVVAACGLIGGTMATLIAGVLAYIFLSLLGYVGYQTGATTTVLSRGSFGIRGSIIPSLINITLFLGWTAVNTFIAATSLAFIFHSLFKWPLFGQPGGNLGMIVGIGIMSILHILSIVSGQRSVQLVERIGVILVIIFVILETIVVFKNVSLTDLLHYRIPAAQKMPLGLGIDTIAAASLGWVTGAADFTRFTRKKRVAISAPFWGALLGLLSFTLIGICTTISVALTSGSYDPNNSDPSIIANKLGLGFIAMIVIVLTSMTANAVNIQAGASALNNVFHKVSFNKSLVIITIASMLLTFVPLLNGSFLASFTSFLDYTGMLLGPIIAIMCVDYFLLNRKNYTSQTLANPQGQLWYQGGYNVIAIVTLVLGVILYLVLKNMPVIKETVGATFISMIFSAVVYYGLSRVWGLEKSSNH, translated from the coding sequence TTGAATAATAGCAAATACGCGTTTCGAGTTATTCCGGAAAACGAACGGAATATGAATTACTGGGATATGTTTGCGACCTGGTTTGGGGCGAACGCGAACAATGGAACCTGGTTTCTTGGTGGGGTCGTGGCCGCCTGTGGCTTGATTGGTGGGACAATGGCAACGTTGATTGCCGGGGTACTAGCCTACATCTTCTTGAGCCTGTTAGGGTACGTTGGTTACCAAACGGGAGCCACAACCACAGTGCTGTCCCGGGGTTCGTTCGGGATTCGTGGCAGTATCATTCCGTCGCTAATTAACATTACCTTGTTTTTAGGATGGACGGCCGTAAACACCTTCATTGCCGCCACGTCATTAGCCTTCATTTTCCATAGCCTCTTCAAATGGCCGTTGTTTGGCCAGCCTGGTGGGAATCTCGGCATGATTGTCGGGATCGGAATCATGAGCATTCTGCACATTTTAAGCATTGTTTCCGGGCAACGGTCCGTGCAGTTGGTGGAACGAATCGGGGTCATTCTTGTAATCATCTTTGTGATTTTGGAAACGATTGTGGTGTTTAAGAACGTTTCCTTGACCGACCTGCTGCATTACCGGATTCCAGCGGCCCAAAAGATGCCATTGGGATTAGGGATTGATACAATTGCCGCAGCTAGTCTAGGTTGGGTGACCGGTGCCGCCGACTTTACCCGGTTCACGCGGAAGAAACGCGTAGCCATTAGCGCACCATTCTGGGGTGCTTTGCTTGGCCTGTTGAGTTTCACGCTGATTGGGATTTGTACCACGATTAGTGTGGCCCTAACGTCTGGTAGTTACGATCCGAATAACTCCGACCCAAGTATCATTGCTAACAAGTTAGGACTCGGATTCATCGCCATGATCGTGATTGTCTTGACCAGCATGACGGCCAATGCGGTTAATATTCAGGCCGGAGCCTCGGCCTTGAACAACGTCTTTCACAAGGTCAGCTTTAACAAGTCGTTAGTGATTATTACAATTGCTTCGATGCTCTTAACCTTCGTACCGTTACTAAATGGAAGTTTTCTGGCCTCTTTCACGTCATTCTTGGACTACACGGGGATGTTACTGGGACCAATTATCGCCATCATGTGCGTTGATTACTTCCTGTTAAACCGCAAAAACTATACGTCACAAACGTTGGCTAATCCACAAGGACAGCTTTGGTACCAAGGTGGGTACAATGTGATTGCGATTGTGACGCTGGTCTTAGGGGTAATCCTGTACCTGGTCTTGAAGAACATGCCGGTCATTAAAGAAACGGTCGGAGCAACGTTCATTTCGATGATTTTCTCCGCTGTGGTTTACTACGGTTTGTCTCGAGTTTGGGGATTAGAAAAAAGTTCTAATCATTAA
- a CDS encoding SA1002 family membrane protein has translation MIISLIILIGLLLAIGFIAGRSQDKFLFLKSGFYFFLMEITSSIALLLSVSGVYFLMVKLLHYDIRILTFCLAATFIGGIINFYFIKFLKLFKNSNSLIVMQVEYYIQWTTIALTLYQFLTGSKSNLNVFAKAGISAENLNINTLNLLVLPLLLVSWISIAMIKIYLTDRGH, from the coding sequence ATGATAATTAGCCTCATTATTTTAATCGGATTATTACTAGCGATTGGATTTATCGCCGGTCGGTCACAAGATAAATTTTTATTTTTAAAATCTGGTTTTTACTTTTTTTTGATGGAAATTACATCCAGTATCGCATTATTGCTTTCCGTCAGTGGGGTTTATTTTCTCATGGTAAAACTACTTCACTATGACATTCGGATTCTGACCTTTTGTCTGGCTGCCACGTTTATCGGTGGCATTATCAATTTTTATTTCATTAAATTCTTAAAGTTATTCAAGAATTCAAACAGTTTGATTGTCATGCAGGTGGAGTACTACATTCAGTGGACCACCATCGCATTGACCCTTTATCAATTTTTGACCGGTTCAAAGTCTAATTTAAATGTATTCGCCAAGGCTGGGATCTCGGCTGAAAATTTAAACATTAATACCCTGAACCTTTTAGTGCTCCCTCTTCTACTGGTAAGCTGGATTTCAATTGCGATGATCAAGATTTATCTAACGGATCGCGGTCACTAG
- a CDS encoding helix-turn-helix domain-containing protein: MSIYQRIKELAKNKNISIRELEHQLGFPNGTLQKWVDNANSQKLKKVANYFNVSTDYLLGNGERPTADLDDLETIMMFGGKPVPEEDKQTVLEILRRLRDARNHK; encoded by the coding sequence ATGTCGATCTATCAACGGATTAAGGAATTAGCCAAAAACAAAAATATTTCCATTCGCGAATTAGAACATCAACTTGGTTTTCCTAATGGAACCTTACAGAAGTGGGTTGATAACGCTAATTCTCAAAAATTAAAGAAAGTAGCCAATTACTTTAACGTTTCCACTGATTATCTCTTGGGGAACGGAGAACGACCTACCGCTGATTTAGACGATTTAGAAACCATTATGATGTTTGGAGGAAAACCAGTTCCAGAAGAAGATAAACAAACAGTTCTGGAAATTTTAAGGAGGCTCAGAGATGCAAGAAATCATAAATAG
- a CDS encoding DUF6271 family protein, translating to MVLDSGNEHDFSINHQHLIAAVADASINPYHVKADYFDQLLQKTVNPAAVDLIVGEEFSYGKMVNKISIIANLLGTRYVHRRDSDVYLQRDHSVTPLLAELAGFALDDKVKLVGSSYVGAWGIDYSDVEDDQETLRKLFSLSKPNYTTAQLDDYIKNKYVAGSKEFFNGRLTFSESKANYIDAGNFALKDIFLSVPVSPATVTSGTDYLYHNALGKSDWKMLYHNDRVVHKYNEDRYERINHILYGDSKLLSRLMTTVTKRALQGKALSDDFKEMATQLADDYEEALETDDLQNDLENTFAKFVAVYASIPHENYQEVAHHVAQHKDEYLQKTIADVHNFVKLLRKWPDVMAATKKISLQSFQLKN from the coding sequence GTGGTCCTTGATTCCGGGAATGAACACGATTTCTCCATTAATCATCAGCACTTAATTGCAGCTGTTGCTGATGCTTCGATTAATCCCTATCACGTCAAGGCGGATTATTTTGACCAGCTGTTACAAAAGACAGTAAATCCAGCTGCTGTTGATCTAATCGTGGGTGAAGAATTTTCCTACGGTAAGATGGTAAATAAGATTTCAATCATTGCTAATCTACTAGGAACACGGTATGTCCACCGGAGAGATTCGGATGTTTACTTGCAAAGGGATCATTCCGTAACGCCATTGTTAGCTGAATTAGCAGGTTTTGCGCTGGATGATAAGGTAAAACTGGTCGGGAGTAGTTACGTGGGCGCCTGGGGAATTGATTATTCAGATGTAGAAGATGACCAGGAAACTCTGCGAAAATTATTTTCATTATCGAAACCCAATTATACAACCGCTCAACTAGACGACTATATTAAAAATAAATATGTAGCTGGTTCGAAAGAATTTTTTAACGGAAGATTAACTTTTTCCGAAAGTAAGGCAAATTACATTGATGCCGGGAACTTTGCCCTCAAAGACATCTTTTTAAGTGTCCCGGTTTCTCCTGCCACCGTAACTTCAGGGACGGACTACTTATATCACAATGCCTTGGGAAAATCTGATTGGAAAATGTTGTATCATAACGATCGCGTGGTTCATAAGTACAATGAAGACCGATATGAGCGGATTAATCACATTTTATACGGTGATTCAAAATTACTGTCGCGGTTGATGACAACCGTTACCAAACGTGCTCTGCAGGGCAAGGCCTTATCTGATGATTTTAAAGAGATGGCGACCCAATTAGCTGATGATTATGAAGAGGCATTGGAAACTGACGATTTGCAAAATGATTTAGAGAATACGTTTGCTAAATTTGTTGCGGTCTACGCGTCGATTCCACATGAAAATTATCAGGAAGTGGCACACCATGTTGCCCAGCACAAAGATGAATATCTACAGAAAACAATTGCGGACGTGCATAATTTTGTTAAGCTATTACGTAAATGGCCAGATGTGATGGCTGCAACTAAGAAGATTTCTCTACAATCATTCCAGCTTAAAAATTAG
- a CDS encoding peptidoglycan amidohydrolase family protein, with product MKTGIKGINLIKEIEGLRLHAYYDLGGVLTIGYGHTNNTASAGTYPVYPGETITEDQAILILKADLVTYESAVNNAVTRKITQNQFDALVSFTYNLGAGTLYSSDLLKYVNEGNFNAAANEFQYYCHGNGKVIPGLVRRRSAEKALFLDNSSDNYSSQTIYKNKAIDKMINWMKERLGKVTYSMTYRNGPNSYDCSSAVYHALVAGGFLPVGSNGNTDSEFGALERNGWSIVSKSQDGRVHPLRGDIFIWGVRGASTGAFGHTGIFYDDNDNIIHCNYGYNGITINNYDNIWNYNDNPEATIYRYTGNNNIPQHSNDVTPASGTYTFKQTTNIRTSPSLSSTIVGQYTAGESVIYNGKLNVNGYTWLRYISYSGRTLYVASLNGNISSSNSGTYVFNQTTNIRTAPNTSSEIVGQFQAGDTVNYNNIIHSGGYSWLQYVSYSGKTLYAVK from the coding sequence ATGAAAACAGGGATTAAAGGAATTAATTTAATTAAAGAAATTGAAGGATTAAGATTACATGCATACTATGACTTAGGTGGTGTACTTACAATTGGATATGGTCATACAAACAATACTGCTTCTGCGGGAACATATCCTGTTTATCCAGGAGAAACTATTACTGAGGATCAAGCAATACTGATTCTAAAAGCGGATTTAGTTACCTATGAAAGTGCTGTTAATAATGCGGTTACTAGAAAAATTACTCAAAATCAATTTGATGCATTAGTATCATTTACTTATAACCTAGGTGCCGGAACACTATATAGTAGTGATTTATTAAAGTATGTAAATGAAGGAAATTTTAATGCTGCTGCTAATGAATTTCAATATTATTGTCATGGAAATGGGAAGGTTATTCCTGGTTTAGTACGGAGACGATCCGCTGAAAAAGCTTTATTTTTAGATAATTCATCAGATAATTATTCTTCACAAACTATTTATAAAAATAAGGCTATTGATAAAATGATTAATTGGATGAAAGAGCGATTAGGAAAAGTTACCTATAGTATGACTTATAGAAATGGTCCTAACTCTTATGACTGTTCTAGTGCGGTTTATCATGCTTTAGTCGCAGGAGGTTTCCTACCTGTGGGATCTAATGGCAATACTGATTCTGAATTCGGAGCCTTAGAAAGAAATGGGTGGTCTATCGTTTCTAAAAGCCAAGATGGAAGGGTTCATCCCCTAAGAGGAGATATTTTTATCTGGGGAGTCCGTGGTGCCTCTACAGGAGCATTTGGACATACAGGAATTTTCTATGATGATAATGACAACATTATTCACTGCAACTATGGCTATAATGGTATTACCATTAATAACTATGATAATATTTGGAACTATAACGATAATCCTGAAGCCACCATTTATCGTTATACGGGAAATAATAATATCCCACAACATAGTAATGATGTAACTCCTGCATCTGGAACTTACACATTCAAGCAAACAACTAATATTCGGACTTCCCCCAGTCTTAGTTCGACGATTGTTGGTCAATATACAGCTGGTGAAAGCGTTATATATAACGGTAAATTAAATGTTAATGGATATACGTGGTTAAGATATATTTCATATAGTGGAAGAACTTTATATGTTGCCTCATTGAATGGTAATATTAGTTCCTCCAATTCTGGGACTTATGTTTTTAATCAAACGACAAACATTCGGACGGCGCCTAATACTAGTTCTGAGATTGTAGGTCAATTTCAAGCTGGAGATACAGTTAATTATAATAATATTATTCACTCCGGTGGATATAGCTGGTTACAATATGTTTCTTATAGTGGTAAAACTTTATATGCTGTTAAATAA